The following are encoded in a window of Candidatus Baltobacteraceae bacterium genomic DNA:
- a CDS encoding ABC transporter ATP-binding protein translates to METGQALAAPEPALRLRGIRKLYPGVVAVDGVDLDLNAGEIHALVGENGAGKSTLSNIAFGEVRADAGSIAASGNVGLVHQHFELVGRLRVWQNILLGREPRKGWRIDVDAARTRVSALAARNALEIDPDAFVDELPIGIQQRVELLRELEREPAVLLLDEPTAALAPVEIDAFFATIAQLAQRGTAILIVTHKLQEVIAYARSVSVMRRGKIVATFETANTTVDEVARAMVGGDLPEIAARASTTVEPCFSARGLSAGAGSAAIANLSLRVDAGEIVGVAGVEGNGQTTLADAIAGMIPYSGTIVKPERMGVVPQDRQKEALVMGWTIVDNAIFGRERRAPVRRGALIDRRAAREAAGTIVERFDVRAASLDVAVKTLSGGNQQKLVVGRALYDEPGFILAYQPTRGIDVGATALVRSRLMEARNRGAAILLVSFELDEILALADRLIVMYRGTIAGEFSRAQADRARIGRLMVGSQ, encoded by the coding sequence CTGGAAACCGGTCAAGCTCTAGCCGCGCCGGAGCCCGCACTGCGGCTGCGCGGGATACGCAAGCTCTATCCGGGCGTCGTTGCCGTCGACGGCGTCGATCTCGACCTCAACGCCGGTGAGATTCACGCGCTCGTCGGCGAGAACGGGGCCGGGAAATCGACGCTTTCGAATATCGCCTTCGGCGAAGTGCGGGCCGATGCCGGAAGCATCGCCGCGAGCGGGAACGTCGGTCTGGTACACCAGCATTTTGAGTTGGTGGGCCGGCTGCGCGTCTGGCAGAACATTTTGCTCGGCCGCGAACCCCGTAAAGGCTGGCGCATCGACGTCGATGCCGCCCGCACGCGCGTTAGCGCACTGGCCGCGCGCAACGCATTGGAGATCGATCCCGACGCATTCGTCGACGAGCTGCCGATCGGCATCCAACAGCGGGTCGAACTGCTGCGCGAACTCGAACGCGAGCCGGCCGTCTTGCTGCTCGACGAGCCGACCGCCGCCCTCGCGCCCGTCGAGATCGATGCGTTCTTCGCGACGATCGCGCAGTTGGCGCAACGCGGTACGGCGATTCTGATCGTCACGCACAAACTGCAGGAAGTAATCGCGTACGCTCGGAGCGTCTCGGTCATGCGTCGCGGCAAAATCGTCGCTACCTTCGAAACCGCGAATACGACCGTCGATGAAGTCGCGCGCGCGATGGTCGGGGGAGATCTTCCCGAGATCGCCGCGCGCGCCTCGACGACGGTGGAACCGTGCTTTTCCGCGCGCGGACTTTCGGCCGGCGCGGGGAGCGCGGCGATCGCGAATCTTTCACTGCGCGTCGATGCCGGCGAAATCGTGGGCGTCGCCGGCGTCGAAGGCAACGGCCAGACGACGCTCGCCGATGCGATCGCCGGCATGATTCCGTATTCCGGAACGATCGTAAAACCCGAGCGCATGGGCGTCGTGCCGCAGGACCGGCAAAAAGAGGCGCTCGTGATGGGCTGGACGATCGTCGATAACGCGATTTTCGGTCGCGAACGTCGCGCGCCGGTGCGGCGCGGTGCGCTCATCGACCGTCGCGCGGCGCGCGAAGCGGCGGGTACGATCGTCGAACGTTTCGACGTTCGCGCCGCTTCCCTCGACGTTGCCGTGAAGACGCTTTCGGGCGGAAACCAGCAAAAGCTCGTGGTCGGACGCGCGCTCTACGACGAGCCGGGATTCATACTCGCCTATCAACCGACGCGCGGCATCGACGTCGGCGCGACCGCCCTCGTACGGTCGCGATTGATGGAAGCTCGCAACCGCGGCGCTGCGATTTTGCTCGTCTCATTCGAACTCGACGAAATACTCGCGCTCGCCGACCGATTGATCGTGATGTATCGCGGAACGATCGCGGGCGAGTTTTCGCGCGCGCAAGCGGATCGCGCGCGGATCGGGCGATTGATGGTGGGCTCGCAATGA
- a CDS encoding BMP family ABC transporter substrate-binding protein, producing the protein MKHQAIISLVALAACAALFSACGHRQSAARPGQLTLGMVTDVGGLGDKSFNDSAYRGLLRAQDVLGAHIQVLQSHAAADYQPNLAALTNAHLDAIYAIGFLMNKDVEQIAKENPAQRYAIIDAVVDEPNVVSVTFKEEDGSFLAGALAALVSKTHHVAFLGGQDIPLLRKFEAGFIAGAHQIDPNTRVDVKYVGSFDDVASGKELANVLFNGGADIVYAAAGKAGLGAMDAVKSRSNAFVIGVDSNQDSLVPGRVLTSVVKHVDVAVFDIASAIKNKQPMRGHLVLGLKERAVGLTDFAYTRNAIGAATIARVDRLRQAIIAGTITPPSTREELASWKPVKL; encoded by the coding sequence ATGAAGCACCAGGCGATCATTTCACTCGTCGCCCTGGCGGCGTGCGCCGCACTCTTCTCCGCGTGCGGCCATCGCCAAAGCGCGGCACGTCCCGGCCAGTTGACGCTCGGCATGGTGACCGATGTCGGCGGATTGGGCGATAAGTCGTTCAACGATTCGGCGTACCGCGGATTGCTGCGCGCGCAAGACGTCTTGGGCGCTCACATTCAAGTGCTCCAGTCCCACGCGGCGGCGGATTACCAGCCCAACCTGGCTGCCCTGACCAACGCACATCTGGACGCGATCTACGCGATCGGCTTCTTGATGAACAAGGACGTCGAACAGATCGCAAAGGAGAATCCGGCGCAACGCTACGCGATCATCGACGCAGTCGTTGACGAGCCCAACGTCGTTTCCGTGACGTTTAAAGAGGAAGACGGCTCGTTCTTGGCCGGTGCCCTGGCGGCGCTGGTCAGCAAGACGCACCACGTCGCATTTTTAGGCGGCCAGGATATCCCGCTGCTTCGTAAGTTCGAAGCAGGCTTCATCGCCGGCGCGCATCAGATCGATCCCAACACGCGGGTCGATGTAAAGTACGTCGGTTCGTTCGATGATGTAGCGTCCGGAAAAGAACTCGCCAACGTTCTCTTCAACGGCGGAGCCGACATCGTGTACGCTGCCGCCGGAAAGGCGGGCCTCGGTGCGATGGACGCCGTGAAGAGCCGTTCGAACGCCTTCGTGATTGGCGTGGACTCCAACCAGGATAGCCTGGTTCCAGGCCGCGTGCTGACCTCGGTGGTCAAACACGTCGACGTCGCGGTCTTCGATATCGCAAGCGCGATAAAGAACAAACAACCAATGAGGGGACACCTGGTTCTCGGTCTCAAAGAGCGCGCCGTCGGGCTCACCGACTTCGCTTACACCCGCAACGCCATCGGCGCGGCGACCATCGCGCGCGTCGACCGGCTCCGTCAAGCGATCATCGCCGGCACGATTACGCCGCCGTCGACGCGCGAGGAACTGGCGAGCTGGAAACCGGTCAAGCTCTAG
- a CDS encoding DUF5069 domain-containing protein, protein MVSKDLSAVPPRRWSEELGGLRWLPRLIDKTRAALAGTLGDYLYGQSPVDREMLRALGVRYREFTKIVADAPDDAGVLGALQSHSSDKLAAARAWSDALPRTHWLFLFVLDIDDGYARGPLRALKIPANAVANPLMRWLKRRFPSRALDV, encoded by the coding sequence ATGGTAAGCAAGGATTTGAGCGCCGTGCCGCCGCGGCGCTGGTCCGAAGAACTCGGTGGCCTTCGATGGCTTCCGCGCTTGATCGACAAAACGCGCGCGGCGTTGGCTGGGACGCTCGGGGACTATCTCTACGGGCAGAGCCCGGTGGATCGCGAGATGCTGCGTGCGCTCGGCGTGCGCTATCGGGAGTTCACGAAGATCGTCGCCGATGCTCCCGACGACGCCGGCGTGCTCGGCGCGCTGCAATCGCACTCGTCCGACAAACTCGCCGCCGCGCGCGCCTGGAGCGACGCGCTGCCGCGCACGCACTGGCTCTTCTTGTTCGTGCTCGATATCGACGACGGGTATGCGCGCGGTCCGCTACGGGCGCTGAAGATTCCGGCCAACGCGGTCGCCAATCCGCTCATGCGCTGGCTCAAGCGCCGCTTTCCGTCGCGAGCACTCGACGTTTGA